A stretch of Enterobacter cloacae complex sp. ECNIH7 DNA encodes these proteins:
- a CDS encoding mannosyl-3-phosphoglycerate phosphatase-related protein: MPSLRDTLLIFSDLDGSLLDIHTYEWQPAMPWLDRLLDNQVPVILCSSKTAAEMLDLQLDLGLEGLPFIAENGAVIQPDVRWDKIQRQIRGMTHRDIRPRIEQIRLQTGYKFTTFDDVDEHVISEWTGLTRYRSALARKHEASVTLIWRDTDEKMVQFEEELANVGLKCLQGARFWHVLDARCGKDVAVNWLIEQYRELEEIEPTTLGLGDGPNDAPLLDSVDFAVVIKGINREGITLRDDNPARVYHTRQPGPEGWQEGLDHFLS, translated from the coding sequence ATGCCTTCACTGCGGGATACATTGCTGATTTTCTCTGACCTGGATGGTTCACTGCTGGATATTCACACCTATGAGTGGCAACCCGCCATGCCCTGGCTGGACAGGCTGCTGGATAATCAGGTTCCGGTCATTCTTTGCAGCAGCAAGACCGCGGCAGAGATGCTGGATCTCCAGCTGGATCTGGGGCTTGAAGGCTTGCCTTTTATTGCCGAGAACGGCGCGGTGATTCAGCCTGACGTGCGCTGGGATAAGATTCAGCGCCAGATCAGGGGGATGACGCACCGGGATATTCGCCCGCGAATCGAGCAAATTCGCCTGCAGACGGGCTATAAATTCACTACCTTTGACGACGTGGATGAGCACGTTATCAGCGAGTGGACCGGACTGACGCGCTACCGTTCGGCGCTTGCCCGCAAGCATGAAGCGTCCGTCACGCTCATCTGGCGCGATACCGACGAGAAAATGGTTCAGTTTGAAGAGGAGCTGGCGAATGTCGGACTGAAATGCCTGCAGGGCGCGCGCTTCTGGCATGTGCTGGACGCCCGCTGCGGCAAAGACGTTGCGGTAAACTGGCTAATTGAGCAATACCGCGAGCTGGAAGAGATTGAACCCACCACGCTGGGACTCGGCGACGGTCCGAATGATGCGCCGCTGCTCGACAGCGTTGACTTCGCGGTAGTGATTAAGGGCATTAACCGTGAGGGCATCACGCTACGGGACGATAACCCCGCCCGGGTTTATCACACCCGACAGCCCGGCCCGGAGGGCTGGCAGGAGGGGCTGGATCACTTTCTCTCTTAA
- a CDS encoding recombinase family protein — translation MLIGYVRVSTNDQNTALQRNALECAGCELIFEDKISGRTSDRPGLKRVLRTLSEGDTLVVWKLDRLGRSMRHLVGLVEELRERGINFKSLTDSIDTSSPMGRFFFHVMGALAEMERELIVERTRAGLAAARAEGRVGGRRPKLTPEQWAQAGRLLAAGETRQRVALIYDVGISTLYKRFPASDI, via the coding sequence ATGCTTATTGGCTATGTACGTGTATCAACTAATGACCAGAACACGGCATTACAGCGTAATGCGCTGGAATGTGCAGGATGTGAACTGATTTTTGAAGACAAGATAAGCGGCAGAACCTCAGACAGACCTGGGCTTAAACGGGTACTCAGAACGCTATCTGAAGGTGACACACTCGTGGTCTGGAAACTTGATCGCCTTGGGCGCAGCATGCGTCATCTGGTTGGGCTAGTGGAAGAACTACGCGAGCGAGGCATCAACTTTAAAAGCCTGACTGACAGCATAGATACTTCATCGCCAATGGGGCGCTTTTTCTTTCATGTGATGGGAGCATTGGCCGAGATGGAACGTGAGTTGATTGTTGAACGTACCCGTGCAGGTCTGGCTGCTGCGCGAGCTGAGGGGCGCGTGGGAGGCCGAAGACCTAAGTTAACACCTGAACAGTGGGCGCAGGCTGGAAGATTGTTAGCGGCTGGTGAAACTCGTCAGAGGGTGGCCCTAATTTATGACGTCGGAATCTCAACCCTGTACAAACGATTCCCAGCATCTGACATATAA
- a CDS encoding gp53-like domain-containing protein: MPFKRLTIIIRNVGLKEAAKREVGTGTNQIPDMGAFASGTGWFKLPSGHIVQFGTYSGNTTRFISGNFPIPFPTQPLISISVMSDAVQSNPSGPIMPVLSVNFEHISNSSWRVSTSDNSQQYRFSYISIGR, from the coding sequence ATGCCATTTAAGCGATTAACGATCATTATCCGAAACGTTGGTTTGAAAGAAGCGGCAAAAAGAGAGGTTGGGACAGGTACAAATCAGATACCGGATATGGGCGCTTTTGCATCTGGCACAGGGTGGTTCAAATTACCAAGCGGGCACATTGTGCAGTTTGGTACATATTCAGGAAACACGACTCGTTTTATCAGCGGTAACTTCCCTATACCGTTTCCGACTCAACCCTTGATTTCTATCAGCGTCATGTCTGATGCCGTCCAGTCAAATCCTTCTGGACCGATTATGCCTGTACTTTCTGTAAATTTTGAACATATCAGCAATTCGTCATGGCGTGTATCAACGAGTGACAATTCTCAGCAATACCGATTTAGTTATATTTCTATAGGACGTTAA